The genome window GGGTCGCGCACCGGTGACGCCGGTAGTCATGGCAGCCATGTGCCGCAGGGTGTGGGCCACGGTTTCCGCCAGGTCGCGCATTTCCGGCGCCATGATGATGTCGTGCCCGTCGGGCGTGCAGGCGTTCAGGCTGCGCAGCATGGTCCGCAGGTGGTCGGTGGTGCGTTCCACCGTCGTGGACAGGGTGTCCAGCGGCTGGTTGTCGTAGAAGTAGATCAGCGATTCGTGGCGACGCACCTTGGAAAGGCGCTCGCGGTTGCGCGGGATGGCGCGTGCCAGCGGGTCCAGCAGGTCGGCGGGCACGTGGGTCTGGCGGGCCAGAAAGCGGTCCACCAGGGTGGCCAGGTGGGCGGCGCAGTTTTCCGCCTGTGCGGCCAGGTCGCGGCGCAGGCCCACCGCTGCGCGCACCGGCCACAGGGTGACCGTGACCACGAAGGCGCAGCCCACGCCCACGGCGATTTCCAGCACCCGGAACAGCCCCACGTCAATGCGTTCCGCATGGCCCGCGCTGGCCAGTATGACGATGCTCACGGTGATGGCCGCCATGCGGTAGCGCGGATCCCAACGGGTGAGAAAGGCGCACAACCCCGTGGTGACGAACACCGAAACACCGTTCCATATGGGCGTGTCCGGAAAGATCATGATGGCGGCAACGCCCATCACGGCCCCCATGACCGTGCCGATGAACCGGTACAGGCACATCTCGATGGCCTCGGCCACGTTCATCTGCATGGCGATGACGGCGGAAATGACGGCCCAGTAGCCGTACTGGATGTGCAGCACGTCGGCCAGCAGCAGGGAAAGAACGGCGGCTATGCCGGTCTTGATGCCGTGGCGGATGTGGGCGGGCGAAATGTCGGCGAGGGTGGGGCGACGCATGGTGGTCTCGGTCGCAGGGTGGACGGCGGTTGAGGATGTGCGGGACGGAACGGTGTGGCGCGGGAGCGGGCGTGGTTCCGTGGCTGCGCCGGTTCCGACCAACTCCGGAGGGCACCACATACGCCGGGGTCGTACGGCTGGCAAGCGGTGTGGCGCGCGGTGCGCGGCGCGCGAAAGGGGAAGCAGGGCCGATTCTGGTGGACCATAGCCTGGTTGCGTGTGCGCGGGTCAAGCGAAAAGGGGCGAAAAGGGGCGGAAAGGGCGAAAAGGGGCGGAAAGGGGCGAAAAGAGTGCGGAGGGAAAGGCTGTGGTGCGCTGTCGAACGTCGGATGCATCCCGGCTGTATCGCGCCCCGGCCCGCTGCAGGACGAACCACGGCCTGCGGCCATTCCGAGGTGGCTGCGGCCATTCCGGGGCGGCCTGCGAACGTCTTCAAGGGTGCCGCGCGCGGTTTTGACGTCTGTCGTCCCTCGTCGCCTTGCCGCCTGAACCGGGTCGCCGCCCTGCCAGCTGCATCAATGCTCCGGATCATGGCGCTCTGGTCGCTTCGGTGGCGCGGACCGGGGTGAAACGGAGTGTGCCTGCCCCAGCCGAAACCTGAGTGCGGCTTTCTTGATTGCCGTGGCGGGTTCGGACAGACGGGCCTACCAGAGGGACGTTATTCAGGAACTCTGCGGAATTCCGGCAGACGACAAGGGGCGGGACGGCGCGGCTTGCAATGCGAATAGCAAATGTGAGCATTTCATCGCATATTTCCAATGCGACGAAACATTCACATTTGCAGCCGGGCAGCACATAGCGCCGACAGGCTGCACCTTGATTCAGGAGGTGCGCCATGCACGTATTTGTCACTGGAGCCACCGGATGGGTTGGCTCGGCCGTGGTTCGGGAATTGATCGGCGCTGGCCATCAGGTCACGGGGCTGGCGCGCTCGGCGGACAAGGCGACCGCGCTCGCGGCCACGGGGGTGGGGGTCCTGCTCGCCACCCTGGACGATGCGGATGCCTTGCGCGCTGCTGCTGCGGCGGCGGATGCCGTGGTCCACACGGCGTTCAACCATGATTTTTCCAGATTCATGGAAAGTTGCGAGCAGGACCGGCGCGTGATCGAGACGCTGGCCAGCGCATTGAGCGGATCAGCCAGGCCGTTGCTCGTCACTTCCGGCTTGTCGGGCCTGCCGCGGGGAGCAACTGAAGCGACCCGGACAAACCCGGCGATGCCGCGCAAATCCGAGGCTGAGGCACGGGCTTCGGCAGAACGTGGCGTGCGCGTGGCGACAGTGCGCCTTGCGCCGTCCGTGCATGGCCTTGGCGACCACGGCTTCGTATCGTTCCTGATTCGCCTGGCGAAACAGAAAGGCGTGTCGGCCTACATTGGCGATGGGCAGAACTGCTGGTCCGGCGTGTTTCGGCTGGACGCCGCGCGCGTCTATCGCCTTGCGCTCGAACAGGGCGTGACCGAGCCGGTCTATCACGCGGTCGCCGACGAGGCGGTGCCCTTCAAGGCGATTGCCGAACTGATCGGCAGGCGCTTGAACCTGCCCGTCGCGCCGCGTGACCGCGAGCACTTTGGCTGGTTTGCCAACATGGCTGGCGCGGACATGTCCGTATCCAGCGCGCGCACGCGCGCACTGCTGGGCTGGACGCCGCAAGGCCCGCATCTGCTCGCCGACCTGGATCAGCCCGGCTATTACGCCGATTGACCATGGCGGGGCGGCGCCGCCATGGCGTCGCCCATCTCCACGATACCCTTTTCTCCAACCACCACCATGAGCAAAGAACAAACGCACCACGCGGATGCCCCGTCCGCATCCGCTTCGGCCGCTTCCGGGGTTTTTCTCAGGCTGCTTCCCGTCACCCTGGCGGTCTTCGTCAGCTTTTTCACCATAGGCATGCAGATGTCGGTTCTCCCGCTGCATCTGCATGAAACGCTGGGCATGGGAACACTGGTCGTCGGGCTGGTTGTCGGTTCGCAGTTTGCCGCCGCGCTGCTGTCCCGCGCCTGGGCCGGGAATTTCGCCGACATGCGCGGCGCCAGGCGCGCCGTCCTGACGGGGCATCTGTTCGCGGCCTGTTCCGGCGCGACCTACCTTGCCTCGCTGGCCTTTGTCGCCACGCCCGCCACATCGGTGTGGATACTGCTGCTGGGCCGGATACTGCTGGCATTGGGCGAAAGCCTGGTCGCCACGGGGGCGCTGGGCTGGTCCATCAGCCTGGTGGGGCCGCAGAACGCGGGCAAGGCGATGGTCTGGGTGGGCATTGCCATCTTCGGCGCGTATGCGCTCGGAGCGCCTGTCGGCGCGGCGGTGGACAGCCAGTGGGGGTTCGCGGGCGTGGCCGTCGCCCTGATCTTCGTCCCCTTGCTGGCAATGGCCGTAGCGTCGGGGGCGCGCGCCGTCCCGCCCACGGCGACGCGGCGCACGCCGTTCTACAGGGTGCTGGGTTCCGTGTGGATGCCGGGCATGGGATTGGCGCTGTGCAGCGTGGGCTTCGGGCTGTTCACGGCCTTCATTGCCCTGCTGTTCTCCGCCAGGCATTGGGGCGGCGCGTCACTGGCATTCAGCGCATTCGGGCTGGCGTACATCTGCGCACGTATTTTCTTTGGGCACCTGCCGGACAAACTGGGCGGCGCGCGCGTGGCGCTGGTGAGCGTCGCCATCGAAATGGCGGGGCAATGGCTGATCTGGGGGGCCGATGGCGCATTGACCGCCCACTGGGGCGCGGCGCTGACCGGCTTTGGCTACTCGCTGGCCTTTCCGGGCTTTGGCGTCGAAGCCGTGCGGCGCGCGCCCCCGCAGGCGCGCAGCCTCGCCATGGGTGCGTATGTGGCGTTCCTGGACATCGCGCTTGGCGTCACCAGCCCGTTGGCTGGCGCGTTGGCCGGTGCGGAGGGGATCGGTGCGGTCTATCTGGCCGGGGCGATTGCCGCCGCGCTGTCGCTGGTTGTGGCCCTGGTGCTGCTGGTCACCCCGACGTCGCAGAAGACCCTCCGTGCCTGATTCCATGCAACCCGGGCGTGAAAGACAGAGGCGGCGCGCTGCCGATGCGGAAGATGCCGCCAGAGGGACCGGTCGCGCGCCGGAAGGCCGGAGATTCGGTCCGTCGCGGCGCGCAGGTCCGGAAGCGTGCCGGTCAAACAGAAAGGCATTGCCCTGAAGGAAACGACATGTATTCGAGGAAATCCAACAAGTCGCACGGGTACGCCCTCATGCGCATGGCCCTGCGGTCCCGTATCCGGCGGCTGGAGGTCGCATGAATATCCCCACGCCAGGAAACATGAAGCCGTTTTTCGTCGGCCTGATCAGCGTCGCCGTGATCTTCGGCCTGTTGTTCGCGTGGCGCGCGTCCCGGGTCGGGGCCGCCGCGCCCCGCACGCAATCACCGGCGCTGGTATCGACGATTTGCGTCCGGCCCCGCAGCGTGCCCAACGAGTTGCAGGCCGTAGGCAGCTTGCAGGCTGTGCGCGAAGTTCTGCTGGCGCCCGATACCCCCGGGCGGGTGACGGCCATCAACTTCACCGCCGGGCAGGTCGTCGAGCAAGGCGTCACGCTGGTCCGGCTTTACGATGCTCCGGAACAGGCCGACCGCAGCGCCGCGGTGGCGAAGGCCGATTTCGCGCGGTTGCAGTTGCGGCGTTCGCAGGATCTGGCGTCCAGCGGGGCGGAGCCGCGCGAATTGCTGGAGCAGCGCAAGGCGGAAGCCGTCCAGACGGCGGCCGCCGTCCGGCAACTGGATGCGCGCATCCGGCAAAAGAACATCCAGGCGCCGTTCTCCGGACAGCTTGGCATCCGTCGCATCAACGTGGGGCAATACCTTGGAGCGGGCGATGCCATTGCCACGCTGACGCAACTCGACCCGCTGTACGTCAATTTCGCGTTGCCCCAGCAGGAACTTTCCAGGCTGGCGACCGGCGCGCGGGTACAGGTTGCGGTGGATGCCGTTCCAGGGCGGACGTTCGAGGCCAGGGTCAGCGTCATCGAGCCGCGCGTTGACGGCGAGACCCGTAATGTCGTTGTCCAGGCCACGCTGCCGAACCCCGGCAACCTGTTGAAGTCCGGCATGTACGCGACCGCAAGGCTGATGCTGCCGACGACCGATGACGCCATCGTGTTGCCCCTGACGGCAATCCAGACGTCCGCCTCGGGCGACAGCGTCGTGCTTGTCCGGGATGCCGACACCCAGGGGACCGGCCAGGCGGTGGCCGTTCCGGTCGTCACGGGCCGCAGGCTGGGCGGGGAGGTGCTGGTGGCGCAGGGGGTGAAGGCGGGCGACATTGTGGTGGTTGCGGGGCAGAACCGGCTGCGGCCGGGTGCAAGGGTGAAGATCAACCCCGATCAGCCCGCAGGCGCGTCGGCGGACGCCGTGTCCATGCCAGATGCGTCCATGCCAGATGCGTCCATGCCAGATGCGTCCAAGCCCGTCGCGAATTCCCGGTGAGGAAACAGTCATGAACATCACGGACATCTTCATCCGGCGGCCCATCCTGGCCCTGGTCGTCAGCCTGCTGATCACGCTGGCCGGCCTGGCCTCGGTCTTTTCCCTGCCGGTGCGCCAGTATCCCTACCTCGAAAACGCCACCATCAACATCGCCACGTCGCTGCCGGGCGCAACCCAGGAGGTCATGCAGGGCTTTGTCACGACGCCCATCTCGCAGGCGATCGCCACGGCCAGCGGCATCGAGTACCTGAGTTCGACGACGACCCAGGGGCGCAGCGAAATCAAGGCCCGGCTGGTGCTCAACGCCAACGCGGACCGGGCGATGACCGAGATCCTCGCCAAGGTGCAGCAGGTCAAGTACCAGCTTCCGGCAGGCGTGACCGATCCGGTCATCAGCAAATCCACCGAGGGCGGCACCGCCGTCCAGTACGTCGCGTTCTACAGCGACACCCTGACCGTGCCGCAGGTGACGGACTTCGTGACCCGCGTCGCCCTGCCCCTGTTCGCCGGAATACCGGGAGTGGGATCGGTTGACACCAACGGCGGGCAGACGCTGGCCTTGCGCGTCTGGATCGACCCCGTGAAGCTGGCCGCCCGCGGGCTGTCGGCGGGCGAAATCGCGGCCGCCCTGCGCGCCAACAACGTGCAGGCCGCACCGGGGCAGCTCAAAAGCCCAATGACCGTCACCAACATCAGCGCCGCGACCGACCTGCGCAGCGTGGACGACTTCCGCCAGATGGTGCTCAAGGCCGACGCCCGCGGCGGCGTGGTGCGTCTGGCCGACGTGGCGACGGTGGAGATCGGCGGCCAGAACTACAACAACGCCTCGTTCGCCACCGGCGTCCCGGCGGTGTTTGCGGCGATTTTTCCGACGCCGGACGGCAACCCGCTGGACATTGCCAGACAGGCGCAGGAATTGGTCCCCCGCATCCGCGAAATGGCGCCGCCGGGGCTGAAGGTAGTGCCGAACTACGACGTGGCGCGGTTCGTCAACGCTTCGATCGGAGAGGTCAGGCACACCCTGGTCGAGGCCATCGTGATCGTCATAGCGGTGATCTTTGTGTTTCTGGGCGCGTTCCGTGCGGTTGTCATCCCCGTCGTCACCATTCCGCTTTCCCTGGTGGGGACGGCGGCATTGATGCTGGCCTTCGGATTTTCGATCAACTTGTTGACGCTGCTGGCGATGGTGCTGGCGATCGGGCTGGTGGTGGACGACGCCATCGTGGTGGTGGAGAACATCCATCGCCACATCGAGGAAGGGGCATCGCCTGCGGACGCGGCCTTGCTCGGCGCCCGCGAAATTGTCGGCCCGGTCATCGCCATGACCATCACCCTTGCGGCCGTCTACGCGCCGATCGGCCTGATGGGCGGATTGACGGGGGCGCTGTTCAAGGAGTTCGCCTTCACGCTGGCGGGTGCGGTCGTCGTCTCCGGCGTGGTCGCGCTGACGTTGTCGCCAGTGATGAGTTCGATGCTGCTCGATTCCAGGCAAGGCGAGGGGAAGCTGGCCAGACTGGTCGAAGGCTACATGGGGCGGCTGACGGCAATGTACCGGAGCCTGCTGGCGCGTACCCTGGCCGCGCGCGGGGCAGTCCTGCTGTTCGGCGTGGCCGTGCTGGGGGGCATTGCCGTGCTGTTCGTGGGCATCCGCCACGAACTGGCGCCGGTCGAGGACCAGGGGGCGGTCATCGTCATAGCCAAAGCGCCGCAGTACGCCGGTGTCGGCTATACCGCCCGCTACGCCGGAAAGATCGAGAGGATTTTCGAATCGCTGCCCGAGTTCGACAACAGTTTCATGCACATCGGCGGCACCGGGCGCGGCCAGAACCAGATGCTGGGCGGCGCGATCTTCAAGGATTGGTCCGAGCGTTCCCGATCTTCCGTTGAGATTCAGGGGCAGATTCAGGCGGCTGGCGCGAGCATTGATGGAGAAACGCTGACGGCGGTGCAGGTTCCGCCGCTTCCTGGCTCCAGCGGTGGGCTGCCGGTACAGATGGTGCTGCGGTCATCCGATGGTTTTCCGGAGTTGTTCGGGACGGCCGAGCAACTCAAGGCTGCGGCTTACGGGAGCGGGTTGTTTCTGTACGTGCAGAACGACCTGGCGTTCGACAGCCCGCAGGCCCACGTTGCCATCGACAGCGCCAAGGCGCGCGAGATGGGCGTGACCATGCAGGCCATTGCCGACACGCTGGCGGTGCTGGTGGGTGAAAACTACGTCAACCGCTTCAATTTCCACGACCGCTCCTACGACGTCATTCCGCAGGTGAACGGCGACAACCGCATGACCCCGGACGACCTCGGCCGCTTCTACGTCAAGACAGGTTCCGGAGCGCTGACGCCGCTTTCGACGGTGACGCGCGTGGAAACACGCCCCCAGGCCAACGGCCTGACGCAGTTCGGCCAGATGAACTCGGCCACGCTGGAGATGCTGCCGCGCCCTGGCGTCAGCATGGGCGAGGCCGTGGCGTTCCTGCAATCGCAGCCGCTGCCGGCCGGCACCAGCGTCGACTGGCTCAGCGACAGCCGCCAGTTCGTGCAGGAAGGCAACCGCCTGTTGGTCTCGTTCGCGTTTGCGCTGGTGGTGATCTTTTTGGTGCTGGCGGCGCAGTTCGAAAGCCTGCGTGACCCCCTGGTGATCCTCGTCACGGTGCCGCTGGCGGTGTGCGGCGCACTGGCGCCGCTCTGGCTGGGCTACGCCACGCTGAACATCTACACCCAGATCGGCCTGGTCACGCTGATCGGCCTGATTTCCAAACACGGCATCCTGATGGTTACGTTTGCCAACCACATCCAGCAGCATGAAGGGCTGAGCCGGATCGAAGCCATCGAGAAGGCGGCTGCCGTTCGCATGCGCCCGGTACTGATGACGACGGCGGCGATGGTCGCCGGTCTGGTGCCGCTGGTGTTTGCCGAAGGCGCGGGCTCCGCCAGCCGTTTCTCGATCGGCATCGTGGTGGTGATGGGTATGCTGGTTGGCACGCTCTTCACGCTGTTCGTCCTGCCCACCGTGTACAGCTTCATCGCCAGAGACCATCGCGCGGCGGTGGAAAACCAGCGCTCCCGCGAACTTGCAGCGACGGAGGAACCCCATGTCGCATGAAGTACCCCGTCGTCCAGTGTGCCGGGCGCTGCCGGGCGTCCTTTTGCCCCTTTTGGCCCTGACCCTTGCATTCGCGTTTACCGGCTGCGCCAGCGGGCCGGACTACAAAGCCCCGGCCCTGCCTGAAACGGCGGCTGGTCCGTTCGTCAGTCGGCCTTCGCAGGTCGATGCCGGTTCACCGCCGCCTGCGGATTGGTGGCGGCTGTATGATGATCCCGCGCTCGACGCGATCGTGCAGGAAGCCTTGTCCGCCAATACCGACCTGCGCGTGGCGATGGCGAACCTGGACCGGGCGCGCGCGATTTACGGAGAGGCGCGTGGGGCCATGCTCCCCTCAACCGCCGTAACCACCGGTGTCACCCGTGGCCGTGACCAGACCTCTTGGGACGGTCAAGGGCAAGCGCCCGTGCAGTGGAACTACACTGGCGGCCTGGACATTTCCTATGAACTTGACCTGTTCGGACGCGTGAGGCGCGAAATGGAGGCGGCAAGCGGTGATGCCGAGGCCACTGCCGCAGCCTGCGATGGAGTCAAGGTGGTTGTGGCCGCCGAGACGACGCGTGCCTACGTGGATGCCTGTGCCTATGGCGCGTCCCTTGACGTGGCCCGTTCCTCCGTCGAGTTGGCGCAGCAGGCGCTGGATGTTGTCAGCCATCAGGAGCGCGCAGGTTCCGCATCACGGCTTGATGTGGAGCGTTCCGGCTCCCTGCTGGCCCAGGCCAGGGCAAGCGTGCCCCGGCTTCAGGCGCGGCAGGACGCGGCATTGTTCGAATTGGCAGCTCTGATGGGCCGCACGCCCTCGCAAATTCCCGAGTCTGCGCGTGCCTGCAACAGGGTGCCGGACATCGCGGATGTCATCCCGGTCGGCGACGGTACCGCCATGCTGCGCAGGCGCCCGGACATTCGCCAGACCGAGCGCCGGTTATCCGCGGACACCGCGCGCATCGGGGTGGCGGTGGCCGACCTCTATCCCCGTGTGGCGCTGGGCGCTTCAGCCAGCCTTCTGCGCAACGACGACCTGAGAGGCGACCGTACCGTGTCGTTCGCTTTCGGGCCGCTGATTTCCTGGACGTTCCCGAACATGACCGTGGCACGAAGCCGCGTTGCCCAGGCAAGGGCGCAAGGTGTGGCATCGTTGGCCCGTTTCGACGGCGTCGTGTTGACGGCGCTCAAGGAGTGCGAGCAGTCACTGGGCACGTATGAAGGCGCCGTCGAGCAGCGCAACGCCCTGGTTCAGGCGCAAACGCACGCCGAGAACGCGTTTGGGCTGGCCGAACAGCGGTATAGGGCTGGGGCCGTCAGCTATCTGGACGTGATTGCGGCCCAGGACAGCCTGATCAGGGCGAGGGCGCAGGTCGCGACGGCCGATCAGCAGGTCGGCTCTGCCCGGATCGATGTGTTCAAGGCCTTGGGCGGCGGCTGGAAAGAGCGCCCGGCGGTCGAGTAGCGGGCTGCCTTGGCGGGAGAGCGCGAGGGGCCTGTCAGGTGGAACCGCAGATTCCGCTTGGCAGGCCCTTTCGCAATATGACGAAATCGGGCGTGAACGTGACGGCAGGCGCGCCTTGGTGGAAGCCGCACCCGTCAGGGCGCAACTCTCCACCGTTTCAGGTAGAGTCAGCTCCGCGCCGCCCCCTACCGCCTCAAAAACGATGGCAGCGCAAAATACACCCCCGCCACCGCATCAAACATCCCGCCCGGCAGGAACGTGGCCAGCCGGAACAGCCGGAACTTCAGCGACGATGCGGCATACGGCGCAATGGCCGCCCGCGCCTCGCTCCCCTTGCCCTCGCGCCACAGGGCCACCCCGCGCTGGAAGGCGGCGCGGCGGCGCAGCAGCGCCACAAGGTCGGCGTAATCCCGCTCGTAGTCGCGGTACATGCGGATGTGCTTGGCAAGGATGGCTTCCGTCTCATCCGCGAACTGGGCGAACTTGCGGAAGGTGGTGCTGCCGCCGTGCACCCGCCAGCGGGCCAGCGGCGCGTCAACGTGGTCCAGTTCCCAGTCCCAGGCGATGCGGTAGAACACGTCCGCCTCTTCGCACACGTTCAGCGCCTCGTCGAACCAGTGCCCGCCCATGCCCGGCGCGTCCAGCGCGCTGCGGCGGATGACGGCGGAGGACATGGAAATCCACTGGGTGGTCATCAGTTCGCGGAACACCTTGCCGCGCGCGGGCGGGGCCGCCTGGAACTGACGGCTCAGTTCCTTGTCGCCGCTGAACATCACCGTGTCGCAGCTCACCAGCCCCACGGCGGGGTTGGCGCGGAACAGCGCCACCTGCCGGTCCAGCTTTTCCGGGTGCCACAGGTCGTCGCAGTCAAGGAAGGCGATGAACTCGCCCCGCGCCCGGGCAATGGCCAGGTTGCGCGCCGCGCCCAGCGGCACGGTGCGCTCGGCGCGGAAGTAGCGCACCTTGTCGCCGCAGCTTTGGGCGATGTCTGCGCTGCAATCGGAGGAGCCGTTGTCCCAGAACACGATTTCCCAGTCGTCAAAGGTCTGGGCGAACACGCTGTCGATGGCGGCGCGCAGGTGCTCGCCGCAGTTCAGGCAGTTCATGATCACGCTGACGGCAGGGGCGGAGTGGGCGGCGGTGTCGGTCATGGCAGTTTGTTTCTCGGGGAAGGAACCGGGGCGGTTCTTTTCCGAAGAGTTGTCGGAAGTTGTGTTTGTCTGCCTCAAGCTGGCAGACAAAAGATAGGGGTGCAGGGGACAGCGTCCCCTGCCCGCCGGAGGCGTCAAAAAAACCGTCCCCTACGCCAGCGCCTCCAGCAAGGCATCGCACACCAGATCCACGTCGGCGTCGCTCATGCCGGGGTGCAGGGGCAGGGTGGTCAACTGGCGGCCCAGCATTTCGGTGACGGGCAGGGATTGCGTGCCGCCGCCGTAATAGGTCAGCAGGTGGTTGGGCTTGTAGTGCATGCCGGTGGGAATGCCCTTGGCCTGCAATGCGTCCACCACATGATTCTTCTTGTCGTCCAGGATGCGCACCGGAAAGATGTGCGGCACCACCACGTCGCGGGGGTCTGTGGTCAGCAGGGCCAGATGCGGCGCACCGGCAAGCCGCTGGCGGTAGCGCGCGGTCAGGCGCATGCGCGCCGGGGCGAATTCGCCGGGCAGGCGGGCCAGCTGCACGCGGCCTATGGCGGCCATGATGTTGCTCATGTGGTAGCGCCAGCCCTGCCGGGTAACGTCGAAATCCCAGCTGCGCTGGCCGGAGAAGCGCTTTTCCGTGTCGTTGGCCACGGACAGCAGGCGCGCGTCGCGACACAGTTGGGCCACGGTCTGGTCGGCGGTGACGATGCACCCGCCCTCGCCGCTGGTGATGTTCTTGATGCCGTCGAAGCTGAAGCAGGCAATGTCGCCAAAGGTGCCGATCATGCGGCCATCGTGCAGGCAGCCGAAGGCGTGGGCCGCGTCCTCGATGACGCGCAGGCCGTGCCTTTGCGCAAAGGCGTATACTTCATCCAGCCCGGCGGGGTTGCTGGCATAGTGCACCGGCATGATGGCGGCGGTGCGCTCGGTCAGGCGGCGCTCTGCGTCGGCAAGGTCGATGGTGCAGGTTTCCGGCAGGGCCTCGCAGGCCACGGGCACGGCCCCGGCCCCGCTGATGGCCTGGAACGAGGCCACGAAGGTCAGCGACTGCACCAGCACTTCCGCGCCCGACTGCACGGCGGCCTGCACGGCCATGTGCAGGGCGGCGGTGCCGGTGTTGGCGGTGACCACGTTCTGCGCGGGCACGCCGAGGTAGGCGGCGATGTCTTCTTCGAAGCGCTTCACTTCGTTGCCCATGCCGAGGTAGCCGTCTTCAAGGATGAC of Nitratidesulfovibrio sp. contains these proteins:
- a CDS encoding DegT/DnrJ/EryC1/StrS family aminotransferase; the protein is MTTPALRLSRSIVGQAEADAVSRVILEDGYLGMGNEVKRFEEDIAAYLGVPAQNVVTANTGTAALHMAVQAAVQSGAEVLVQSLTFVASFQAISGAGAVPVACEALPETCTIDLADAERRLTERTAAIMPVHYASNPAGLDEVYAFAQRHGLRVIEDAAHAFGCLHDGRMIGTFGDIACFSFDGIKNITSGEGGCIVTADQTVAQLCRDARLLSVANDTEKRFSGQRSWDFDVTRQGWRYHMSNIMAAIGRVQLARLPGEFAPARMRLTARYRQRLAGAPHLALLTTDPRDVVVPHIFPVRILDDKKNHVVDALQAKGIPTGMHYKPNHLLTYYGGGTQSLPVTEMLGRQLTTLPLHPGMSDADVDLVCDALLEALA